One window from the genome of Pseudomonas fluorescens encodes:
- a CDS encoding aldo/keto reductase — protein MKTVPLGSTDTRVPNVVAGMMRIAGSTDDQIRALYTAARESGINFFDHADLYGFNHPDGGPHLCERRFGEALRLSSAEREQIFLQSKTSIVADPWHYDQSYEHIVASAERSLKALGSDYLDVLLLHRPDALVEPEEVARAFDHLESTGKVRAFGVSNHTPRQIDLLKTAVTQPILANQVQLSVTHSTIVAQGLSSNMTGFDDSITRDGGGIVDYARINKITLQAWSPFQKAFQDGVFFDSPDYPELNAELKRLAAQYDVTPTAIATAWITRHPAGIQVVLGTTRPERLVEAAAGSNIPLTRPEWYGLIRAAGHNVP, from the coding sequence ATGAAGACCGTACCACTAGGATCAACCGACACTCGGGTTCCCAACGTCGTCGCGGGCATGATGCGCATCGCCGGCAGCACCGATGACCAGATCCGCGCGCTCTACACCGCGGCGCGCGAATCGGGCATCAATTTTTTCGATCACGCCGACCTCTACGGATTCAACCATCCCGACGGTGGCCCGCACTTGTGCGAACGCCGGTTCGGCGAGGCGCTGCGACTCAGCAGCGCCGAGCGCGAGCAGATCTTCCTCCAGTCCAAAACCAGTATTGTCGCCGACCCGTGGCACTACGATCAGTCCTATGAGCACATCGTGGCGTCGGCCGAGAGGTCGCTGAAAGCGCTCGGTAGCGACTATCTGGATGTGCTACTGCTGCACCGGCCCGACGCACTCGTGGAACCGGAAGAAGTCGCCCGCGCCTTCGACCATCTGGAGTCCACCGGAAAGGTCCGCGCATTCGGAGTTTCCAACCATACGCCCCGTCAAATCGATCTGCTCAAAACCGCCGTGACCCAACCGATCCTGGCCAACCAGGTCCAGCTTTCGGTGACGCATTCGACGATCGTCGCCCAGGGCCTGTCGTCGAACATGACCGGATTCGACGACTCAATTACTCGTGACGGTGGCGGCATTGTCGACTACGCGAGGATCAACAAAATCACGCTGCAGGCGTGGTCTCCATTTCAGAAAGCCTTTCAGGATGGGGTGTTCTTCGACTCTCCCGACTATCCGGAACTTAACGCTGAACTCAAACGACTCGCTGCACAGTACGACGTCACTCCGACCGCGATCGCTACAGCCTGGATCACCCGTCATCCCGCCGGCATCCAAGTCGTACTGGGTACCACGAGACCCGAGCGCCTAGTCGAGGCAGCCGCGGGCTCGAATATTCCGCTCACCCGCCCCGAATGGTACGGGCTTATCCGAGCGGCAGGTCACAACGTTCCCTGA
- a CDS encoding c-type cytochrome, whose product MNKTIKYLLPAGIVVAAGLGWFVNRTPFSPFANEASAPSADAQLVQRGEYVARLSDCVACHSTPKGAPFAGGLEMATPMGSIYATNITPDKQTGIGNYSLADFDRAVRSGVAADGHRLYPAMPYPSYAKLSDDDVRALYAFFMAGVKPAQQQNQQSHIPWPLNMRWPLALWNTAFVDDGAYQAKPSEDALWNRGAYIVQGAGHCGSCHTPRSLTMNEKSLDESSATFLSGSLLDGWYAPSLRQDPNTGLGRWSEQEIVDYLKTGRNAHSVVVGTMAEVFNNSTQYMSDPDLKAIAHYLVSLPGDPKRDGPPWKPAAKLAEQPLSTPGAANYMAKCSSCHGSDGSGQAPWIPPLAGASSSMVKEGATSINATLNGSERVVANGIPDSYRMPPYRNQLSDQEVADVLTFVRTSWGNQGGAVKADEVKELRERTNPASSNPIILQMR is encoded by the coding sequence GTGAATAAAACTATAAAGTATCTGCTGCCAGCAGGCATCGTCGTGGCAGCTGGCTTGGGCTGGTTTGTCAATCGCACGCCATTTTCGCCTTTTGCTAATGAGGCATCTGCACCCTCGGCAGATGCACAACTCGTCCAGCGTGGTGAATATGTCGCCAGGCTTAGCGATTGCGTGGCCTGCCACAGCACGCCCAAAGGTGCGCCGTTTGCCGGCGGCCTGGAGATGGCGACCCCGATGGGATCAATCTATGCCACCAACATTACCCCGGACAAACAAACGGGCATCGGTAATTACAGCCTAGCCGACTTTGATCGCGCAGTACGCAGCGGAGTCGCGGCTGACGGGCACAGGCTGTATCCGGCTATGCCGTACCCATCCTATGCCAAGCTCAGCGACGATGATGTGCGGGCGCTTTATGCGTTCTTCATGGCCGGCGTTAAGCCGGCGCAGCAGCAGAACCAGCAAAGCCATATCCCCTGGCCGCTCAACATGCGCTGGCCGCTGGCTTTGTGGAATACCGCGTTTGTCGATGACGGTGCCTATCAGGCCAAGCCCTCAGAGGATGCGCTGTGGAACCGCGGCGCCTACATCGTCCAGGGCGCGGGGCATTGTGGCAGTTGCCATACCCCACGCAGCTTGACGATGAACGAGAAGTCGCTGGATGAAAGCAGCGCTACTTTCCTCAGCGGTTCGCTGCTCGATGGGTGGTACGCGCCGAGCCTGCGCCAGGATCCGAACACTGGATTGGGGCGCTGGAGCGAGCAGGAGATCGTCGACTATCTGAAAACCGGACGTAACGCTCACAGCGTGGTCGTGGGCACCATGGCGGAAGTCTTCAACAACTCGACGCAATACATGTCCGACCCGGACTTAAAAGCCATTGCGCATTACCTGGTGTCGTTGCCGGGCGACCCAAAGCGTGACGGGCCGCCATGGAAGCCAGCGGCCAAACTGGCAGAACAACCTCTGTCGACACCTGGGGCAGCCAACTATATGGCCAAGTGCAGCAGTTGCCACGGCAGTGACGGCAGCGGGCAGGCGCCATGGATACCTCCTTTGGCAGGCGCATCTTCATCAATGGTGAAGGAAGGTGCTACGAGCATCAATGCCACCTTGAACGGTTCCGAACGTGTCGTTGCTAATGGCATTCCGGATTCATATCGCATGCCCCCGTACCGCAACCAACTCTCTGATCAGGAAGTCGCCGATGTACTGACTTTCGTCCGCACGTCTTGGGGTAATCAGGGAGGGGCAGTGAAGGCTGACGAGGTGAAGGAGCTGCGTGAGCGAACCAATCCGGCCAGCAGCAACCCGATCATCCTGCAGATGCGTTGA
- a CDS encoding xanthine dehydrogenase family protein molybdopterin-binding subunit, whose translation MSKLDDSIAERGVLSDAQPVNVSRRRFLQASAGVTAGALVISFGIPLGPLRAAERAQALPPGARVPAFLEIRPDNTVRLQSPFIEGGQGIFTGMAQVVGEELDIDPASFLVENAAPGNDFKVMEGGMRFTGGSRSMRASYMTMRRLGASARLMLLQAASSHWKVPLAQLTTEPGRVIHAASNRSITYGELAPLTLDLPIPDPQTVTLRDPATFRWIGKPVQRIDVYDKSTGKAQYTIDTRVEGMLHAAVQHAPRLGLQVGLVRNEDQIRNLKGVHSVHRLEGAVAVVAQRWWVAKRAVEALQVEWTEPGGDSTVRYMPANFDTQAYAEQLSKTTDAGDEAEREGDLQQGLAGAKKVVSATYHTQYLNHAQLEPPSALARFDAEGNLDLWLPNQAPDLFLADVAKRTGLDPSKITLHSPLLGGFFGRHFLYPNASPYPQAIQLAQSTGRPIKVIWSREEEFLRDVLRPSAVVRFRAGLDEQGMPVAFEAISATEGPTEGIANKQGDKIDPTAVEGLAGKKYAIAHRRIAQLYSQTPVMLGYWRSVGNSINDFMYEAFLDEVADAGGQDPYELRAKLLQGNERLSHLLKVVADLSGGWKRGPFTAQDGTKRARGVAMASPFGTETAVIAEVSISNGAVKVHDIWQAIDPGSIVNPAIIEAQVNSAVALGLSQTLVEQAIYKGGTPVARNYDLYRILTPEMMARVHVRVVESGAPMGGIGEPPLPAVAPAVANAVSRLTGQRIRSMPLSQYRFDT comes from the coding sequence ATGTCAAAACTGGATGATTCTATCGCCGAGCGCGGCGTACTCTCCGACGCGCAACCTGTGAACGTCTCTCGCCGCCGTTTTTTGCAGGCATCGGCTGGCGTCACGGCGGGTGCGCTTGTTATCAGCTTCGGAATTCCCCTTGGCCCGTTGCGTGCTGCCGAGCGTGCCCAGGCATTGCCGCCTGGCGCCCGTGTACCGGCGTTTCTGGAGATTCGTCCGGATAATACCGTTCGCCTGCAGAGCCCCTTTATTGAGGGTGGGCAGGGCATTTTCACGGGCATGGCACAGGTCGTGGGTGAGGAGCTCGATATAGATCCAGCCAGCTTTCTGGTGGAGAACGCGGCGCCCGGGAATGACTTCAAAGTCATGGAAGGTGGCATGCGCTTCACGGGTGGTAGCCGGTCGATGCGCGCGAGTTACATGACCATGCGCCGACTGGGCGCATCGGCGCGCCTGATGCTATTGCAGGCCGCGTCATCCCACTGGAAGGTGCCTCTGGCGCAGCTGACTACTGAGCCAGGGCGGGTCATTCATGCCGCTTCCAATCGATCGATCACCTACGGTGAACTCGCGCCGTTAACGCTCGATTTGCCCATTCCCGATCCGCAAACCGTTACTCTGCGCGACCCTGCCACATTCCGCTGGATCGGTAAGCCGGTCCAGCGAATAGACGTCTACGACAAATCCACTGGTAAGGCGCAATACACCATCGATACTCGTGTCGAAGGCATGCTCCACGCCGCGGTACAGCATGCGCCGCGCTTGGGTCTGCAAGTGGGGCTGGTGCGCAACGAGGATCAGATCAGAAACCTCAAAGGCGTGCATTCGGTGCACCGTCTTGAGGGGGCAGTGGCGGTGGTTGCGCAACGCTGGTGGGTGGCCAAGCGTGCCGTCGAGGCTCTGCAAGTGGAGTGGACGGAGCCGGGTGGCGATTCAACCGTGCGCTACATGCCGGCTAATTTCGACACCCAGGCCTATGCGGAGCAATTGAGTAAAACCACCGACGCCGGGGATGAGGCCGAACGTGAGGGTGACCTGCAGCAAGGGTTGGCCGGCGCCAAGAAAGTCGTCAGTGCGACTTACCATACCCAATACCTCAACCACGCCCAGTTGGAGCCGCCCTCGGCCCTGGCGCGCTTCGACGCTGAAGGCAATCTCGATCTGTGGCTGCCGAACCAGGCCCCGGATTTGTTTTTGGCCGACGTCGCCAAGCGTACCGGTCTGGACCCTTCCAAAATCACTCTCCACTCTCCGCTGCTGGGTGGTTTTTTCGGCCGGCATTTTTTATACCCGAATGCATCACCTTACCCTCAGGCTATCCAGCTGGCTCAATCCACAGGTCGACCGATCAAGGTGATCTGGAGTCGCGAGGAAGAATTTTTGCGTGACGTGCTTCGTCCTTCCGCCGTAGTGCGCTTTCGCGCTGGCCTGGATGAACAGGGCATGCCGGTGGCCTTTGAAGCAATTAGTGCCACGGAAGGGCCAACCGAGGGTATCGCTAACAAACAAGGAGACAAAATCGACCCGACCGCCGTCGAAGGCCTGGCCGGTAAAAAATACGCCATTGCCCATCGTCGGATCGCTCAACTGTACTCGCAGACCCCGGTGATGCTGGGCTACTGGCGTTCAGTCGGGAACTCCATCAATGACTTCATGTATGAAGCTTTTCTGGATGAAGTGGCGGATGCCGGCGGTCAGGATCCCTATGAGCTACGGGCCAAGCTGCTACAGGGCAACGAGCGGCTAAGCCACTTGCTCAAAGTAGTGGCCGACCTGTCCGGGGGGTGGAAACGAGGGCCGTTCACGGCGCAAGACGGCACCAAGCGAGCAAGAGGCGTTGCAATGGCATCGCCATTTGGTACCGAAACGGCGGTGATCGCAGAGGTTTCCATCAGCAACGGAGCCGTGAAGGTTCACGACATCTGGCAGGCAATCGATCCGGGTAGCATCGTCAATCCCGCCATCATCGAGGCTCAGGTCAACTCAGCCGTGGCCCTTGGCTTGTCTCAAACCCTGGTCGAACAAGCCATCTACAAAGGTGGTACGCCGGTGGCGCGCAATTACGACCTCTACCGCATCCTCACACCGGAAATGATGGCCAGGGTCCATGTCCGTGTGGTGGAGAGTGGTGCGCCAATGGGCGGAATCGGTGAGCCGCCTCTGCCTGCGGTGGCACCGGCGGTTGCTAACGCCGTCTCGCGACTGACCGGTCAACGAATTCGCAGCATGCCTCTATCGCAGTACCGCTTCGACACCTGA
- a CDS encoding (2Fe-2S)-binding protein yields the protein MELNVNGTVYEVEADADTPLLWVIRDDIGLTGTKYGCGLAQCGACSVMVDGVLLRSCVTPVEGVKGKQIRTIEAIEDDELGKRVVAAWVKHQVAQCGYCQSGQVMAATALLQRIPKPSQADIAAAMTNLCRCGTYNAIKTAVDELAGA from the coding sequence ATGGAACTCAACGTAAATGGCACTGTGTATGAGGTTGAGGCGGATGCGGATACACCATTGTTATGGGTGATTCGCGACGATATCGGCCTGACCGGAACCAAGTACGGGTGCGGTTTGGCGCAATGCGGCGCCTGTTCGGTCATGGTGGACGGCGTGCTGCTTCGCTCATGCGTTACACCGGTTGAAGGGGTAAAGGGCAAACAGATTCGCACAATCGAAGCCATTGAAGACGACGAGCTGGGCAAGCGCGTGGTGGCGGCCTGGGTCAAGCATCAAGTCGCCCAGTGTGGCTATTGCCAGTCTGGCCAGGTAATGGCCGCCACTGCGCTGTTGCAGCGCATTCCCAAACCTTCCCAAGCCGATATTGCTGCCGCCATGACGAATCTCTGCCGTTGCGGCACTTATAACGCGATCAAGACTGCTGTCGATGAGCTTGCTGGTGCTTGA
- a CDS encoding aldehyde dehydrogenase family protein, with amino-acid sequence MHDYAKFYIDGEWVEAAASQRQELIDPTTEEAFATVAMATVEEVDTAVAAARRAFKSYSQSSLDERYDLINRIIEAYELRADDFVQAIAQEVGIPCSARAQVMGPIEHMKVARDLLKTYEFEARIGNTIVRREPLGVCALISPWNWPIQTTVIKLIYALAAGCTVVSKSSINSPVSAILLTEVLDAAGVPKGVFNMLNGSGRVIGEAMSKHPDVDMVSFTGSTGAGAQVGEAAARTIKRVCLELGGKSANIVLRDADLEKAARWNIQRGFFNTGQSCHAPSRMLVHESQVEQIIPFLVDEANRFRLGDPRDPATTMGPIVSRAQFNSIQRHIQSGLDEGARLIVGGLGRPEGFERGFFTRPTVFVDVTPEMTICREEIFGPVLVVVPYSTEAQALEIANDSPYGLGGYVFGGDRRKAYEFASGLRAGRVCFNGAPTNSLTPMGGYKESGIGRSMGVFGLQEYLEIKSVYGFDEEAAALPSLKA; translated from the coding sequence ATGCACGATTACGCGAAGTTTTATATCGACGGTGAATGGGTAGAGGCCGCGGCCTCCCAGCGCCAGGAATTGATTGATCCGACTACCGAAGAAGCGTTTGCCACGGTCGCCATGGCGACCGTTGAAGAGGTGGACACTGCCGTGGCCGCAGCTCGGCGTGCATTCAAAAGCTATTCGCAGTCTTCCCTCGATGAGCGTTACGACCTGATCAACCGTATCATCGAAGCCTACGAATTGCGCGCCGATGATTTTGTACAGGCCATTGCGCAAGAGGTGGGTATTCCCTGCAGTGCCCGTGCTCAGGTTATGGGGCCAATCGAACATATGAAGGTCGCTCGCGACCTGTTGAAGACGTACGAGTTCGAGGCGCGAATTGGCAATACGATCGTTCGCCGTGAACCCCTGGGTGTCTGCGCACTGATCTCGCCTTGGAATTGGCCGATCCAGACAACCGTCATCAAGCTGATCTATGCGCTGGCCGCCGGTTGTACAGTCGTATCCAAGTCCAGTATCAACTCGCCGGTCAGCGCTATTCTGCTGACAGAGGTGCTGGATGCCGCAGGCGTACCCAAGGGCGTTTTCAACATGCTCAACGGCTCGGGGCGAGTGATTGGCGAGGCGATGTCGAAGCATCCCGATGTCGACATGGTTTCCTTCACGGGCTCGACCGGTGCCGGTGCGCAGGTAGGCGAGGCAGCGGCACGCACCATCAAACGCGTGTGCCTGGAGTTGGGCGGGAAGTCGGCGAATATCGTGCTGCGAGACGCCGATCTGGAAAAGGCCGCGCGCTGGAATATTCAGCGCGGCTTCTTCAATACCGGACAATCCTGCCACGCGCCGAGTCGCATGTTGGTGCATGAAAGTCAGGTGGAGCAGATCATTCCGTTTCTGGTTGACGAAGCAAACCGATTCCGTCTCGGAGACCCGCGAGATCCCGCCACGACCATGGGGCCGATTGTCAGCCGGGCACAATTTAACAGCATACAGCGTCACATACAGTCGGGCCTCGATGAGGGTGCACGGCTGATTGTCGGCGGACTGGGGCGCCCCGAAGGCTTCGAACGTGGCTTTTTCACCCGTCCGACCGTGTTCGTCGATGTGACCCCCGAGATGACTATTTGCCGGGAAGAGATTTTCGGGCCGGTCTTGGTGGTGGTGCCTTATTCCACCGAGGCGCAGGCATTGGAAATCGCCAATGACTCGCCTTATGGGTTGGGTGGCTATGTATTCGGTGGGGACCGGCGCAAGGCGTATGAGTTCGCCAGCGGCCTGCGTGCCGGGCGTGTTTGTTTTAACGGCGCGCCGACTAACTCGCTGACGCCTATGGGTGGCTACAAGGAATCCGGCATTGGCCGCTCAATGGGCGTTTTCGGGTTGCAAGAGTATCTGGAAATCAAATCGGTCTATGGCTTTGACGAGGAAGCCGCAGCACTGCCGTCGTTGAAGGCCTGA
- a CDS encoding GMC family oxidoreductase has protein sequence MQIYDYIVVGAGSSGCPVARGLSDDPRNNVLLIEAGPASDRFWVNTPAGMGKLYFNKSLNWNFRTSPMEKLQGRRMYWPRGKLLGGSSSINGMVFIRGHQKDFDGWRALGNPGWGYEDVLPYFKKMEHFERGGDEYRGANGPLWISDPVVKEKSSYDFIEAANRIGIPVTEDMNGALHDGVGFMQHNIQDGQRMSTYRAFIEPVIERPNLTVRTGCELQRVLFEGRTAVGIEVLKSGRLERIYAAREVILSAGSLKTPQMLMLSGIGPRAELEKHAIPEVLNSPGVGQNLQDHFYIHTAFRCTPDSSYNANLVGLRKYWEGFRYLMTRKGYLALGSSQVAAFVKSSPDEDYADLQISFRPMTFQYFPDGTVDVERHPGLGVSVYQLRPSTTGTVTLRSTNPSDPADYTPNFLSSDYDVNAVISGVRWIRKIMNSEPIKSRVVSEELPGLHIRTDEDIYNYLVETGNSAHHQGGTCKMGNDAMAVVDERLRVRGIERLRVVDASIMPFITSGNTNAPSIMIGVKAADLIREDAMARRASSSPVETVG, from the coding sequence ATGCAGATTTATGATTACATCGTTGTCGGTGCCGGTTCTTCGGGCTGCCCGGTTGCGCGCGGTTTGTCTGACGATCCCCGGAACAACGTCCTGCTTATTGAGGCGGGACCTGCTTCAGATCGTTTCTGGGTCAATACGCCCGCGGGAATGGGCAAGCTCTATTTCAATAAGTCATTGAACTGGAATTTCCGCACCTCGCCAATGGAGAAGCTTCAAGGGCGTCGGATGTACTGGCCTAGGGGCAAATTGCTCGGTGGATCCAGCTCCATCAACGGCATGGTATTCATCCGAGGTCACCAAAAGGATTTTGACGGCTGGCGTGCCTTGGGCAACCCAGGCTGGGGGTATGAAGATGTCTTGCCGTATTTCAAAAAGATGGAGCACTTTGAGCGGGGCGGCGATGAATATCGCGGAGCGAATGGTCCACTATGGATCAGTGATCCGGTCGTTAAAGAAAAGAGTAGCTACGATTTTATAGAAGCCGCTAACCGTATCGGTATCCCGGTGACCGAGGACATGAATGGCGCCTTGCACGATGGCGTAGGTTTCATGCAACACAACATCCAAGACGGGCAACGGATGTCGACTTACCGGGCATTTATCGAGCCTGTCATTGAACGGCCGAACCTGACGGTTCGAACCGGATGCGAGCTGCAGCGCGTTTTATTCGAGGGGCGTACCGCTGTCGGTATAGAGGTTTTGAAGAGTGGCCGTTTGGAGCGTATCTATGCGGCGCGCGAAGTGATTCTGTCAGCAGGCTCGCTGAAGACCCCACAGATGCTGATGTTGTCTGGCATCGGCCCAAGGGCTGAACTGGAAAAACACGCAATTCCCGAAGTTCTGAATTCCCCAGGAGTAGGGCAAAACCTGCAGGATCATTTTTATATTCACACAGCCTTCCGTTGCACCCCAGACAGTTCGTACAACGCCAACCTTGTAGGCCTGCGCAAGTACTGGGAAGGCTTCCGTTACCTGATGACCCGCAAAGGGTATCTTGCCCTTGGCTCTTCCCAGGTCGCGGCGTTTGTTAAAAGTAGCCCGGACGAGGACTACGCTGATCTCCAAATCAGCTTTCGGCCCATGACCTTTCAATACTTTCCCGATGGCACGGTTGACGTTGAAAGGCATCCCGGGCTCGGTGTGTCGGTCTATCAGTTGCGTCCCAGCACCACGGGAACAGTGACGCTGCGCTCAACCAACCCGTCTGACCCGGCCGATTACACGCCAAATTTCCTGAGCAGCGATTACGACGTCAATGCGGTGATCAGTGGTGTGCGCTGGATACGCAAAATCATGAACAGCGAACCCATCAAGTCTCGCGTGGTTTCGGAAGAATTGCCGGGGCTCCACATTCGTACCGATGAAGATATCTACAACTATCTGGTCGAAACCGGCAACTCGGCCCACCACCAGGGCGGCACCTGCAAGATGGGTAACGACGCCATGGCGGTGGTGGACGAACGACTGCGTGTCCGTGGTATCGAGCGTCTGCGGGTGGTGGATGCCTCGATCATGCCATTCATCACGTCGGGCAACACCAATGCGCCGTCCATCATGATTGGTGTGAAAGCCGCCGACCTGATTCGTGAAGATGCAATGGCTCGCCGGGCAAGCAGTTCGCCGGTCGAAACTGTTGGTTGA
- a CDS encoding NADPH-dependent F420 reductase — MKIGILGSGRMGSHLGTMFARVGHEVSFSYSRNQQKLADLAASAGKNAQASTPAEAAFNADLVLLAVHWLQVPDVLSQVDDLSGKIVVTCCNPLNAEDTELVIGHTISGAETLAQMIPEAHVVAAFQSTPSEVLFDVFAARGEVLRPSLIFCGEDEASKATVSDLISQVGFDPVDAGALKVARYIEPFAMLSAVLAYETDQGPEWAYRFERFDRLFKGTSRVGK, encoded by the coding sequence ATGAAAATCGGAATTCTTGGCTCCGGCCGAATGGGCAGTCATCTGGGCACCATGTTTGCCAGGGTTGGCCATGAGGTTTCCTTCAGTTACTCGCGTAATCAGCAGAAACTTGCCGATCTGGCTGCATCGGCAGGCAAGAATGCACAGGCCAGCACGCCGGCAGAGGCGGCATTCAACGCTGACTTGGTCCTCTTGGCCGTGCATTGGCTTCAAGTGCCTGACGTCCTCAGCCAGGTGGATGACTTGAGCGGCAAAATCGTCGTGACCTGCTGCAATCCTTTAAACGCAGAAGACACCGAGCTTGTCATCGGCCATACGATTTCCGGTGCGGAAACGCTGGCACAGATGATTCCTGAGGCGCATGTCGTTGCGGCCTTCCAGTCGACACCCAGCGAAGTTTTGTTCGATGTATTCGCGGCCAGGGGAGAGGTGCTACGTCCCAGTTTGATCTTCTGTGGCGAGGACGAAGCCAGTAAAGCCACAGTTTCGGATCTTATCAGTCAGGTGGGCTTTGATCCGGTGGACGCTGGGGCTCTGAAGGTCGCCCGTTATATAGAGCCTTTCGCGATGCTCTCCGCAGTGTTGGCTTACGAAACGGACCAGGGGCCCGAATGGGCTTATCGCTTCGAGCGTTTTGACCGGTTGTTCAAAGGCACTTCCCGCGTCGGGAAATAG
- a CDS encoding LysR family transcriptional regulator codes for MAKEHYSDLLALIAVAREQSFTRAASQLGISQSMLSHSIQRLEARVGVRLLTRTTRSVSVTEAGERLLNTVEPRLREIETELIAVAEFGDTPAGNIRITATDHVIETVLWPKLAQALPKYPQISVEVVIDYGLTDIVADHFDFGIRLGDGLANGIEAVRIAPDMRFVIVGAPSYMESRAMPTRPQDLMEHECINMRLPTRGGLYAWELEKDGQEINTRVKGRLVFNGINQILDAAVSGFGLAYVPEDIAQPHLVDGTLVPVMEAWWRTFPGLHLYYSSEREKSRAMQVLIDELRHPE; via the coding sequence ATGGCAAAGGAACACTACAGCGACCTGCTCGCGCTCATTGCAGTTGCACGAGAGCAAAGTTTCACGCGGGCGGCCTCCCAGCTGGGAATCTCTCAATCGATGCTCAGTCATAGCATCCAGAGATTGGAGGCTCGGGTCGGCGTACGTCTTCTCACTCGGACGACCCGTAGCGTATCCGTCACCGAGGCCGGTGAACGTCTGCTCAATACCGTTGAACCGCGATTGAGGGAAATCGAGACCGAACTGATCGCCGTGGCTGAATTTGGCGACACCCCCGCCGGCAACATTCGCATCACGGCAACCGATCATGTCATCGAAACTGTGCTTTGGCCGAAATTGGCGCAAGCCCTGCCGAAATACCCACAAATAAGTGTAGAAGTCGTTATCGACTATGGCTTGACGGACATCGTGGCCGACCATTTCGACTTTGGCATCCGGCTCGGGGACGGGTTGGCAAACGGGATCGAAGCAGTTCGTATAGCTCCCGACATGCGTTTTGTGATAGTGGGCGCGCCGTCCTACATGGAGTCTCGTGCCATGCCGACCAGACCTCAAGACCTCATGGAACATGAATGTATAAATATGCGCCTGCCAACACGTGGCGGCCTGTACGCGTGGGAGCTGGAAAAGGACGGCCAGGAAATCAATACGAGAGTCAAAGGCAGGCTCGTATTCAATGGCATCAATCAGATTTTGGATGCCGCTGTATCGGGTTTCGGACTGGCCTATGTTCCCGAGGACATCGCCCAGCCCCATCTGGTTGATGGCACCCTGGTCCCTGTCATGGAAGCCTGGTGGAGAACATTCCCGGGGCTGCACCTTTATTACTCCAGCGAGCGCGAGAAGTCTCGGGCGATGCAGGTTCTAATCGATGAGTTACGGCACCCCGAATAG
- a CDS encoding MFS transporter, producing MTTSTLNTAQIDSRIWSAVGSLTLCVALLIAAEFMPVSLLTPIANDLHTSQGMAGQAISISGFFAVVASLCIASIAGRFDRRHVLVSMTLLMLISLVVIALAPGFTWLMIARAFLGVAIGGFWALSTATVLRIVPEEAVPKALGMIYMGHSVAAAFAAPIGAYVGGHLGWRFVFAALVPIVIINVIWQYKSLPAMQPEKTIPLSRLFGVLKRRNVMFGLLAAMLTFGGTFTAFTYLRPFLEQVTGVDSTQLSVLLLSLGIAGFGGTYIVSRLLEKQFLFQLLRWLPVALAVMTVALAELGYSFAAAAIMMFAWGMLYSAIPVCWSTWLAKEVSDEPETGGGLMVAAIQMAIMVGGAFGGSLLDHVSVTAPLIGGSVLLILAALVVGNGGRLTQSTPA from the coding sequence ATGACTACCTCAACTTTGAATACGGCCCAGATTGACAGCCGGATCTGGAGCGCCGTGGGGTCTTTGACACTCTGCGTCGCTCTGCTGATCGCCGCAGAATTCATGCCAGTGAGTCTCCTGACGCCCATCGCCAACGACCTTCACACCTCACAAGGCATGGCTGGCCAGGCCATTTCCATTTCCGGCTTCTTTGCGGTGGTGGCAAGTCTTTGCATTGCCTCTATCGCCGGACGCTTCGATCGACGTCATGTCCTGGTCTCGATGACCCTGCTGATGCTCATTTCGCTGGTGGTCATCGCTTTGGCGCCGGGCTTCACTTGGTTGATGATCGCCAGAGCTTTTCTAGGCGTCGCAATCGGTGGTTTCTGGGCATTGTCCACCGCCACTGTGCTTCGGATAGTCCCGGAGGAGGCTGTGCCCAAAGCCTTGGGCATGATCTATATGGGCCACTCAGTGGCCGCTGCGTTTGCCGCACCCATTGGGGCCTATGTGGGAGGTCATCTGGGGTGGCGCTTTGTGTTCGCGGCGCTTGTACCGATTGTCATCATTAACGTGATCTGGCAATACAAAAGCTTGCCCGCAATGCAGCCAGAAAAAACCATTCCCCTTTCCAGGCTGTTCGGGGTGCTGAAACGTCGGAACGTCATGTTCGGTCTGCTGGCCGCCATGCTGACGTTTGGTGGTACATTCACCGCTTTCACTTATTTGCGGCCATTTCTCGAACAGGTTACTGGCGTCGACTCCACTCAACTGTCGGTTTTATTGTTGAGCCTGGGCATAGCCGGTTTCGGTGGTACGTACATCGTCAGCCGACTGCTGGAAAAACAATTCCTCTTCCAATTGTTGCGCTGGCTTCCGGTGGCGTTGGCTGTCATGACGGTGGCTCTGGCCGAGTTGGGCTACAGTTTCGCAGCCGCCGCCATCATGATGTTTGCCTGGGGGATGTTGTACTCGGCCATCCCAGTATGCTGGTCGACCTGGCTCGCCAAAGAGGTAAGCGATGAGCCCGAAACTGGCGGTGGACTGATGGTTGCAGCTATCCAGATGGCGATCATGGTCGGAGGCGCTTTCGGTGGCAGCTTGCTGGATCATGTATCGGTAACAGCCCCGCTGATTGGCGGCAGCGTATTGCTCATCCTGGCAGCGCTAGTCGTTGGGAATGGCGGGCGGCTTACCCAGTCCACGCCCGCCTGA